In one window of Spartinivicinus marinus DNA:
- the tagF gene encoding type VI secretion system-associated protein TagF produces MLLTGFYGKLPSHGDFISRRLPREFLDHWDEWLQGGMAHSQKVLADQWLTLYLNAPVWRFLLSDGVCGEGIWYGVIIPSMDKVGRYFPLTFAGHIQQKVSPMKLMAECGYWIERLEDIAYSVLDDDFDLETMEQDLNKLGNPTIRQVDDLFAGSSTTKMHSRPHLQVTLDAGKARPLQAMPAITEYLINKLFNSYSFWWSQGTTQIQPAFLCSEGLPALPAFTSLLTGMWNEGGWLNLGNAISHTDSATLME; encoded by the coding sequence ATGTTGTTAACAGGCTTTTATGGCAAGCTCCCCTCCCATGGGGACTTTATCTCTCGCCGGTTGCCGCGGGAGTTTTTAGATCATTGGGATGAGTGGCTTCAAGGAGGGATGGCTCATAGCCAAAAAGTGCTTGCTGATCAATGGCTGACGTTGTACTTAAATGCGCCAGTTTGGCGCTTTTTGCTGTCCGATGGGGTTTGTGGAGAAGGTATCTGGTATGGTGTAATTATCCCTAGCATGGATAAAGTGGGGCGTTATTTTCCCTTAACCTTTGCCGGACATATTCAACAAAAAGTCAGCCCGATGAAATTAATGGCAGAGTGTGGCTATTGGATAGAACGGTTAGAAGATATTGCCTATAGCGTACTGGATGATGACTTTGATTTAGAAACCATGGAGCAGGATCTTAATAAGCTAGGCAACCCCACAATACGACAGGTGGATGATTTATTTGCAGGCAGCTCAACCACTAAAATGCACAGCCGTCCTCATTTACAAGTGACACTTGATGCAGGAAAAGCTCGCCCTTTACAAGCAATGCCTGCTATTACAGAGTATTTAATTAATAAGCTTTTTAACAGCTACAGTTTTTGGTGGTCGCAAGGGACTACCCAAATTCAACCTGCTTTTTTATGTAGCGAAGGGCTTCCAGCGTTACCTGCATTTACTAGCCTACTTACTGGAATGTGGAATGAAGGAGGATGGTTGAACTTAGGCAATGCAATCAGTCATACTGACTCTGCCACTCTTATGGAATAA
- a CDS encoding PP2C family protein-serine/threonine phosphatase: MSCKLRFQSAADTHPGNVRAINEDAYYSGEENNIWAIADGMGGHYAGDVASRLIIESLAKLPLARSLDEGIEQIVTSLKEVNRRLQEDITIKPGNHVIGSTVVVAFLFESECACLWAGDSRLYVYRGDKVYQVSHDHSVVQEMVDNGIISAEEAITHPQSNVITRAVGTETDLKVDVNVFDLEPGDRLLLCSDGLYGELPASEIKAALDHETPEVCVTALIEQTIAGRAKDNVTVSVIDVYEEMSIEDEF, translated from the coding sequence ATGTCTTGCAAGCTTCGTTTTCAGTCTGCAGCTGATACCCACCCAGGAAATGTGAGAGCAATTAATGAAGATGCTTATTACAGCGGTGAAGAAAATAATATTTGGGCAATCGCTGATGGAATGGGAGGGCACTATGCCGGTGATGTTGCCAGCCGCTTAATTATAGAGTCGCTAGCAAAGTTGCCATTGGCAAGGTCGCTAGATGAAGGTATTGAACAGATTGTCACTTCGTTAAAAGAAGTCAATCGGCGATTGCAGGAAGATATTACGATCAAGCCAGGTAATCATGTTATTGGCAGTACAGTTGTTGTTGCTTTTTTGTTTGAGAGTGAGTGTGCTTGTCTTTGGGCGGGTGATAGTCGGCTTTATGTCTATCGTGGCGATAAAGTATACCAAGTCAGTCATGATCACTCTGTCGTTCAGGAAATGGTGGATAATGGCATCATTTCTGCTGAAGAGGCTATTACTCACCCACAGTCGAATGTGATTACTCGTGCTGTTGGTACTGAAACTGATTTAAAAGTAGACGTTAATGTTTTTGATTTAGAGCCCGGTGATCGTTTGTTATTGTGTAGTGATGGATTATATGGCGAGTTGCCTGCATCAGAAATTAAAGCTGCATTGGATCATGAAACCCCTGAAGTGTGTGTGACAGCATTGATTGAGCAAACTATAGCTGGGCGGGCCAAAGATAATGTGACAGTGAGTGTAATTGATGTGTATGAAGAAATGTCTATAGAAGATGAATTTTAA
- a CDS encoding serine/threonine-protein kinase, translating into MASDKTQHKKIKLGSKYEVPTDGVDEQKNGRPSVQEDKTELVNNDKTQLVDNDKTVVTHPPRQQDKAAAINQTENKVADEKVVEDKTVVTGQHTAASLANSESTVQSTPAPPDDITQLSGRPITSRPLTNSSFPSSGPRRASIGIGSILKERFELTKVLGSGGMGVVYKALDRRKQEANDRQPYVAIKVLNEEFRQHPESLVALQRESSKAQELAHPNIATVYDFDRENDVVFMTMEWLQGKALDELIREDYPDGMPMQKMLKIARSVASGLSYAHKRGIIHSDFKPSNVFVLTDGTAKVFDFGIARAASNQGHGEGDQTLFDAGQLGALTPAYASLEMLLGQEPDIRDDLYAFACVIYECITGKHPFNKLSALKAREEKKQPAKIKQLSSNQWKALASALAFSKENRPNTVEAFIGTFAGQPKRKALTLVGVLVAVVLGVAPVGYNMVKSVLANQQANEVIRAIHQLPSERALEAFSLIEQEESNVQEKIIEEAKKTILELLEAKAMQHISAVNQRFDFAGARNVISQGKRYYPDSAQLNALFDKLQARQDQLINSFYQEFNALLDENKIYPKESERDVLDIIAVVRKIDPEHIMLSDPRLAIAYSSAASEAIRKGNVDLADKILATAILLYPEDKRLINLVDSIKVLRSQDAQAAASSSVNNILASNSLENIKDDIEQLLRKPFSHDNWSMELEQKYLAVKSKLTNGDDWLMSIQQQMALAYLEHAKQMRQAQRYSAARNNLKKAYNLAPNLFGLSDEQVILKASEAAYKAELQASNRSAQVKALKTQFAIQVKARDEKGAERSYQKLRRLLGANDKFMLKDSLEYMAKLYHNLAEHHAKAGDYQQAIRFTNKGLQYHPNSRLLLKTKEKYQKLTQ; encoded by the coding sequence ATGGCATCAGATAAAACACAGCATAAAAAAATAAAGTTAGGTAGTAAATATGAAGTGCCAACCGATGGTGTTGACGAGCAAAAAAATGGTCGGCCTTCAGTGCAGGAAGATAAAACCGAGCTGGTAAACAATGACAAAACGCAATTAGTTGATAATGATAAAACGGTTGTTACCCATCCTCCCCGTCAGCAAGACAAAGCAGCTGCCATTAATCAAACTGAAAATAAAGTTGCAGATGAGAAAGTAGTAGAGGATAAAACAGTCGTTACTGGTCAGCATACGGCTGCTTCTTTAGCTAACAGTGAATCTACCGTACAAAGTACTCCTGCACCACCAGATGATATTACTCAATTATCTGGTAGGCCAATTACTTCCAGGCCTTTGACTAATAGCAGCTTTCCTAGTAGCGGTCCTCGTAGGGCCTCTATAGGGATTGGCTCAATACTTAAAGAACGCTTTGAGCTTACCAAAGTACTCGGCTCTGGTGGTATGGGGGTGGTGTATAAAGCACTGGATCGACGCAAACAGGAAGCCAATGATCGACAGCCTTATGTAGCTATTAAAGTATTAAATGAAGAGTTTCGTCAGCATCCAGAATCGCTGGTGGCTTTACAACGAGAATCCAGTAAAGCTCAGGAGCTAGCACACCCGAATATTGCCACTGTTTATGATTTTGATCGAGAAAATGACGTGGTTTTTATGACCATGGAATGGTTGCAGGGTAAAGCCTTGGACGAATTAATTCGGGAAGATTACCCGGATGGCATGCCTATGCAGAAAATGCTGAAAATAGCTCGCAGTGTAGCCAGTGGTTTGAGTTATGCCCATAAACGAGGAATTATTCATTCAGACTTTAAGCCCAGTAACGTATTTGTACTCACCGATGGCACTGCTAAAGTATTTGATTTTGGTATCGCTAGGGCGGCCTCTAACCAAGGCCATGGTGAAGGTGACCAGACCCTATTTGATGCAGGCCAGTTAGGTGCATTAACCCCAGCCTATGCCAGTTTGGAAATGCTATTAGGGCAAGAACCGGATATACGAGATGATTTGTATGCCTTTGCTTGTGTAATTTACGAATGTATAACTGGCAAGCATCCTTTTAATAAATTATCAGCCTTAAAGGCGCGAGAAGAAAAAAAACAACCGGCTAAAATCAAGCAGCTTTCTAGTAATCAATGGAAAGCCTTAGCCAGTGCTTTAGCATTTAGTAAAGAAAACCGACCTAACACAGTAGAAGCATTTATAGGCACGTTTGCTGGGCAACCTAAACGAAAGGCGCTGACTTTGGTGGGTGTACTAGTGGCTGTTGTACTAGGAGTAGCCCCTGTTGGTTATAATATGGTTAAGTCAGTTCTTGCTAATCAACAGGCTAACGAGGTTATTCGTGCTATACATCAATTACCGTCTGAGCGGGCGTTAGAAGCTTTTAGTTTAATTGAGCAAGAAGAGTCAAATGTTCAAGAAAAAATAATCGAAGAAGCGAAAAAAACAATATTAGAATTATTAGAAGCTAAAGCTATGCAACATATCTCCGCCGTAAATCAGCGTTTTGACTTTGCTGGGGCAAGAAATGTGATTTCTCAAGGTAAACGCTACTATCCAGACTCTGCACAATTAAATGCATTATTTGATAAACTTCAAGCTCGTCAAGATCAGTTAATTAATAGTTTTTATCAGGAATTTAACGCGTTACTGGATGAAAATAAAATATATCCAAAAGAAAGTGAGCGAGATGTCTTGGATATAATTGCAGTGGTGAGAAAAATAGACCCTGAGCATATTATGTTATCTGACCCACGACTAGCTATTGCTTATAGTTCTGCTGCATCCGAAGCAATTCGTAAAGGTAACGTTGATTTAGCTGATAAAATTTTGGCGACAGCTATTTTACTTTATCCAGAAGATAAGCGTTTAATTAATTTAGTTGATAGCATCAAAGTGTTGCGAAGTCAGGATGCCCAAGCGGCCGCCAGTAGCTCGGTAAATAATATTTTAGCGAGTAATAGCCTAGAAAATATTAAGGATGATATTGAGCAATTATTACGAAAGCCATTCAGTCATGACAACTGGAGTATGGAGCTTGAGCAAAAATATTTGGCCGTCAAGTCAAAATTAACCAATGGTGATGATTGGTTGATGAGTATTCAACAGCAAATGGCTTTAGCTTATTTAGAGCATGCTAAGCAAATGCGCCAAGCTCAACGCTATTCAGCTGCCCGAAATAATCTAAAAAAAGCTTATAATTTAGCGCCAAATTTATTTGGTTTGTCTGACGAGCAAGTGATTCTAAAGGCATCTGAAGCTGCTTATAAAGCAGAGTTACAAGCCTCTAATCGATCTGCACAAGTGAAAGCATTAAAGACTCAGTTTGCTATTCAAGTAAAGGCAAGAGATGAAAAAGGTGCTGAGCGTTCGTATCAAAAATTACGTCGGTTGCTTGGTGCAAATGATAAGTTTATGCTGAAAGACTCACTAGAGTATATGGCTAAACTGTATCATAATTTAGCTGAGCACCATGCCAAAGCCGGTGATTATCAACAAGCCATTCGGTTTACTAATAAAGGCCTACAATATCACCCCAATAGCCGTTTATTGCTTAAAACAAAAGAAAAGTATCAGAAGTTAACTCAGTGA
- a CDS encoding Hsp20 family protein, with the protein MSNIQRVRVLYIVIGLCAAAIVGLTFTTWKLSSELKTVEASVPATSNTIVKPLPAPWPKDIDPWLNNWDPSGHFSVLQKRLDDVMRAMLPDSSFFNMQGFGYSSSNPEIKMDETETEYKVTISVPEERDVEVNTELKDNFLTINGKVKSQQDNRQSRLFYTSQFSQSITLMEPVDHAKMKLDNKKHEVVVTIPKV; encoded by the coding sequence GTGAGCAATATACAGCGAGTGAGAGTTCTATATATTGTTATTGGCTTGTGTGCTGCTGCAATTGTGGGACTGACTTTTACTACGTGGAAGCTGTCTTCTGAACTTAAAACAGTTGAGGCTAGTGTGCCTGCTACATCAAATACCATAGTCAAACCACTTCCAGCACCTTGGCCTAAAGATATTGATCCATGGTTGAACAATTGGGATCCATCTGGTCATTTTTCAGTGTTGCAAAAACGTTTAGATGATGTCATGAGGGCAATGTTACCAGATAGTTCCTTCTTTAATATGCAAGGTTTTGGTTATTCTAGTTCAAATCCTGAAATTAAAATGGATGAAACGGAAACTGAATATAAAGTCACAATATCGGTTCCTGAAGAGAGAGATGTTGAAGTTAATACAGAATTAAAGGACAACTTCTTGACTATAAATGGAAAAGTTAAAAGTCAACAAGATAACCGGCAGAGTAGGCTTTTCTATACAAGCCAGTTTTCTCAGTCTATTACTTTAATGGAACCAGTGGATCATGCAAAGATGAAGCTAGATAATAAAAAACACGAAGTTGTTGTTACTATTCCGAAGGTATAA
- a CDS encoding Hsp20/alpha crystallin family protein, which yields MNVKNLIPWNWLKKEEERDNKQLSANSPRDPMANPLIQFHRDVDRLFDSMFKGVGLPNFSEEWSKLPNNMFKPNIDISAKDKEYLISVEVPGVDEKDIKLEMRDNSLIISGEKKHEKEDKEEHLYRVERSYGHFQRILAIPEDANVEEINASFKNGVLCISLPRKELPDSKTKQIEIKKAS from the coding sequence ATGAATGTTAAAAACTTAATCCCCTGGAATTGGCTAAAAAAAGAAGAAGAGAGAGACAATAAGCAATTAAGCGCTAATAGTCCCCGTGATCCAATGGCAAATCCATTGATACAATTCCATCGGGATGTAGATAGGTTATTTGACAGTATGTTCAAAGGAGTTGGCTTACCCAACTTTTCAGAGGAATGGTCAAAGCTGCCTAATAATATGTTTAAACCAAATATTGATATTAGTGCAAAGGACAAGGAATACTTAATTAGTGTGGAAGTCCCTGGTGTTGATGAAAAAGATATCAAACTTGAAATGAGAGATAACTCATTAATTATTAGTGGCGAAAAGAAACATGAAAAAGAAGACAAAGAGGAGCATCTTTATCGAGTAGAACGAAGCTATGGTCACTTCCAGCGAATATTAGCAATTCCAGAAGATGCAAATGTTGAAGAGATTAATGCATCGTTTAAAAATGGTGTTTTATGCATATCATTACCTAGAAAAGAGCTGCCTGACAGTAAAACGAAGCAAATAGAGATAAAAAAAGCCAGCTAA
- a CDS encoding serine protease, which translates to MKKITLRSYIYLSSCLLALSAAKPALAEIGFSQPDRSPPTIVGGSPTSAGARPYQAMLLMNGRQGCGGTLIDPYWVLTAAHCIDQANIYNLTVRVGATRVNNSREGQTIPISQIIIHPYWMGMQNIRSGWDIGLVRLSYPADSRYIPAKLPTNEVMNNTASVGQSGVVSGWGATYHGGQGSNQLLAASLQIISNQACQQQLRFPVPNSAICAGYSYPSACNGDSGGPFVTSYQGNFYSIGTVSWGERCASTSVFTKTHSYNSWITQQTGIVP; encoded by the coding sequence ATGAAAAAAATAACCTTACGATCTTACATTTATCTGTCTTCTTGTTTATTAGCTCTTTCCGCAGCAAAACCAGCTCTTGCTGAAATAGGTTTTAGCCAACCTGATCGAAGCCCACCTACAATTGTCGGAGGCTCTCCAACATCAGCAGGGGCTCGCCCTTATCAAGCCATGTTACTAATGAATGGACGACAAGGGTGTGGTGGCACCTTAATTGATCCTTATTGGGTTTTAACTGCGGCTCACTGTATTGATCAAGCTAATATTTATAACTTAACCGTTCGGGTTGGAGCAACACGGGTTAATAATAGTAGAGAAGGCCAAACTATTCCTATCAGCCAAATTATTATTCATCCATATTGGATGGGTATGCAAAACATTCGCAGTGGCTGGGATATTGGTTTAGTGCGTTTATCCTACCCTGCTGATTCACGTTACATACCCGCGAAACTTCCCACTAATGAAGTCATGAATAATACGGCTTCTGTAGGGCAGTCTGGGGTAGTTTCTGGATGGGGAGCAACTTATCACGGCGGTCAAGGTAGCAATCAGCTATTAGCAGCTTCGTTACAGATTATTTCTAACCAAGCCTGTCAGCAGCAGCTTAGATTCCCCGTACCAAACTCAGCAATTTGTGCAGGATATTCTTATCCTTCAGCTTGCAATGGTGACAGTGGAGGACCTTTTGTTACTTCTTATCAAGGCAACTTCTATAGTATAGGTACAGTTAGCTGGGGGGAAAGATGCGCAAGCACTAGTGTATTTACCAAAACCCATAGCTACAATAGTTGGATTACTCAACAAACGGGGATAGTTCCTTAA
- a CDS encoding Hcp family type VI secretion system effector has product MPTPAYMTIEGEKQGLITAGTFTEDSVGNIYQEGHEDQILVEAFRHDVILPRDPQSGQPTGQRVHQPLVITKVFDKSSPLLYNALTSGEKLPKCKIDWYRTSAQGTQEHYFTIELEDAIIVAINASMPNCQDPGVAHFTHLEDIHFTYRKITWTHEVCGTEGHDDWRVLKT; this is encoded by the coding sequence ATGCCAACTCCCGCGTATATGACCATTGAAGGCGAAAAGCAAGGTTTAATCACAGCAGGCACCTTCACTGAGGATTCAGTGGGGAATATTTATCAAGAAGGCCATGAAGATCAGATTTTGGTTGAAGCATTTCGTCATGATGTCATCTTACCTCGAGACCCTCAAAGTGGTCAGCCAACGGGCCAACGGGTTCACCAACCGTTAGTGATTACCAAAGTATTTGATAAAAGTTCACCTTTACTTTACAACGCGCTGACCAGTGGTGAAAAATTGCCCAAATGTAAGATCGATTGGTATCGTACTTCTGCCCAAGGCACTCAGGAGCATTATTTCACCATAGAGCTAGAGGATGCCATTATTGTGGCAATAAATGCTTCAATGCCAAACTGCCAAGATCCAGGTGTAGCCCACTTTACCCATCTTGAAGATATTCATTTTACTTATCGGAAAATTACCTGGACTCACGAAGTGTGTGGTACTGAGGGGCATGATGACTGGCGGGTATTAAAAACCTAA